One genomic window of Candidatus Minimicrobia sp. QA0096 includes the following:
- the lysS gene encoding lysine--tRNA ligase: protein MKWLDDIVNTFQDANKDILVASGASPSGVYHVGHLREIVIADAVVRALKKAGIRARHVHVSDNLDAFRKVPVNLPANYEQYLGVPLCMVPSPDDRYDSWADFCLKPFLDSADKIGVTMDVIYASDKYRSGFFVPAIERSLSRIDKAKLAIQEVSGRQLDNQWSPIQIMEHGRLKNRQFVRMDSDTKTITYRSHDDSEHTVRYDDGQVKLDWRLDWPGRWWLLGIDIEPFGRDHATKGGSYDTGKRIAREVYDIDAPVPVPYEFINRTGDTKKMSASKGTGVNAHDVVDMLPPEVVRYFILRYSPAKRLYFDETDSLVRLVDDFAAMKQHPQNELDKQLLFLCTDGLDQPAVSSIPFSHLVISYQAALCDMVKTVEILRRSSEYARIVDEEEAVIITELGYVGRWLEKWAPESLKFRLTDEVNPDEFSPEQKEYLRRLADDIAEAPAGADGNWFHQAIYAYKESGLLLPRELFTTIYRVLIGKDSGPRAGWFLSILPRDWLIERLRLVK from the coding sequence ATGAAGTGGCTCGATGATATAGTAAATACGTTTCAGGATGCTAATAAAGATATTTTGGTTGCCTCGGGCGCATCGCCGTCAGGTGTGTATCATGTGGGTCATCTGCGTGAAATTGTCATCGCTGATGCCGTGGTGCGGGCGCTGAAGAAAGCAGGCATTCGGGCGCGCCACGTTCACGTTTCAGACAACCTCGACGCCTTTCGTAAAGTGCCGGTTAATTTGCCAGCGAACTACGAACAGTACTTGGGTGTGCCGCTCTGTATGGTGCCATCACCAGATGATCGGTACGATTCGTGGGCGGATTTTTGCTTGAAGCCATTTCTCGACAGCGCCGATAAAATTGGCGTCACCATGGACGTGATCTATGCTAGCGATAAATATCGGAGCGGATTTTTTGTGCCGGCCATCGAGCGCTCACTGAGCCGCATTGACAAAGCTAAGTTGGCTATCCAGGAAGTGTCGGGTCGGCAGCTGGATAATCAATGGTCGCCGATTCAGATTATGGAACATGGTCGTCTTAAAAATCGTCAGTTTGTCAGAATGGATAGCGATACAAAAACAATTACCTATCGTAGCCATGATGACTCGGAGCACACGGTTCGGTACGATGACGGGCAGGTAAAGCTGGACTGGCGGTTGGATTGGCCGGGGCGGTGGTGGCTGCTCGGTATTGATATCGAGCCGTTTGGTCGTGACCACGCGACGAAGGGCGGTTCGTATGATACCGGCAAACGGATCGCTCGTGAAGTCTATGACATTGATGCGCCAGTACCAGTGCCATATGAATTTATTAATCGCACCGGTGATACGAAAAAGATGAGCGCCAGCAAGGGTACTGGCGTGAATGCACACGACGTTGTTGATATGCTGCCGCCTGAGGTAGTGCGCTACTTTATCCTTCGATATTCGCCAGCCAAGCGGTTGTATTTTGACGAGACCGATAGCCTGGTGCGGCTGGTTGACGACTTCGCGGCGATGAAGCAGCATCCGCAAAATGAGCTTGATAAACAGCTATTATTCTTGTGTACTGACGGACTAGATCAGCCAGCGGTCAGCTCAATTCCATTCTCGCATCTGGTTATTTCATACCAAGCGGCGCTGTGCGACATGGTAAAAACAGTAGAGATTTTGCGGCGCAGTTCGGAATACGCCCGCATCGTCGACGAAGAAGAAGCAGTGATCATCACAGAACTAGGCTATGTTGGTCGGTGGCTGGAAAAGTGGGCGCCCGAGTCATTGAAGTTTCGTCTGACGGACGAGGTAAATCCCGATGAGTTCTCGCCAGAGCAAAAAGAATACTTGAGGCGATTAGCTGACGATATCGCCGAGGCGCCGGCTGGGGCTGACGGTAACTGGTTTCATCAAGCAATTTACGCCTACAAAGAGAGCGGTTTGCTGCTGCCGCGGGAGCTTTTCACCACCATCTACCGTGTGCTCATTGGCAAAGATTCCGGGCCGCGCGCTGGCTGGTTCTTATCGATTTTGCCGCGGGATTGGTTGATTGAGCGATTGCGACTAGTCAAGTAG
- a CDS encoding DsbA family protein, whose product MNRQKSSGIALIWVLSGIVIVGIVALFIYGIVNRPPNRHIGDNKPWNEKMSQGSADAKNVFIDYTDYFCSFCAEVEAATSTEFFKNDYIKSGKVRYEHRVVTLLKEMTNNTETGAHAAFCAADQDKYWQYTHDIVPRIKSDYFDKGIGVKNVAVPKKIPALPLEYFLTSAKNVGMNESQFSDCMTKKPHQKEIDSNTQKALSLGVNGLPYMVINDYQTSGFVGGENGLISILKAGGVK is encoded by the coding sequence ATGAATCGACAAAAATCATCAGGCATAGCACTTATTTGGGTTCTTTCGGGAATTGTAATCGTGGGAATTGTAGCTTTGTTTATTTATGGAATTGTCAATCGTCCGCCGAATCGTCACATTGGCGATAATAAACCATGGAATGAAAAAATGTCACAAGGATCCGCTGACGCGAAAAACGTATTCATTGATTATACTGACTATTTTTGTTCATTTTGCGCCGAGGTCGAAGCCGCAACCAGCACAGAATTCTTCAAAAATGACTATATTAAATCCGGAAAAGTTCGTTATGAGCATCGCGTAGTAACACTATTAAAAGAGATGACCAACAATACAGAAACTGGCGCTCACGCTGCGTTTTGTGCTGCTGATCAAGATAAATATTGGCAGTACACCCACGATATCGTCCCGCGCATTAAAAGCGATTATTTCGATAAAGGAATCGGCGTAAAAAACGTTGCTGTGCCGAAAAAAATCCCTGCTCTTCCGCTGGAATATTTCCTAACTTCCGCCAAAAATGTCGGCATGAATGAATCGCAATTTTCCGACTGTATGACTAAAAAACCGCACCAAAAAGAAATTGACAGCAACACACAAAAAGCCTTGTCGCTTGGCGTGAACGGCTTGCCGTACATGGTCATTAACGACTATCAAACCAGCGGATTCGTCGGCGGCGAAAACGGATTAATAAGCATTCTTAAAGCTGGCGGCGTTAAATAA